A genomic window from Silene latifolia isolate original U9 population chromosome 11, ASM4854445v1, whole genome shotgun sequence includes:
- the LOC141613486 gene encoding uncharacterized protein LOC141613486 — protein MKIASWNIRGSNCPTKHSEVKDFLRNNRLDILALLETRVKHKQSSRIIQAKFKDWTTVCNYSKHYNGRIWVFFNPKTTDVLNKVVEAQFIPFKFHHFESNLVFFMSMVYGSNNVTDREQLWDGLQRSSTADPWIVLGDFNVVTDPTEKLSNTPPVLQEMTAFNNCLSLCHLEDIASSDRKIKKRFNFLNSWIGHPDYISTVAEAWKTDKKEELIHEEKIKIQEYSKLKAAELSILSQRAKIKHIQEADSSSKYFFARISARKHQQQVGAIKDKSGPLHLEPDQINKAFQDYYINLLGHESLVQRLDDDFLVEGATISPSESSDLDASISLKEIKDAIFSMDSNSSP, from the exons ATGAAGATTGCTTCTTGGAATATAAGAGGGTCCAATTGTCCTACAAAGCATAGTGAGGTCAAAGATTTTCTTAGAAACAATAGACTTGATATTCTAGCTCTTTTAGAAACTCGAGTTAAACACAAACAATCCTCGAGAATTATTCAGGCTAAGTTTAAGGATTGGACTACTGTCTGCAACTATAGTAAACATTATAATGGGagaatttgggttttttttaacCCTAAGACAACTGATGTCCTGAATAAAGTAGTTGAAGCTCAGTTCATTCCTTTCAAATTTCATCATTTTGAATCTAATTTAGTTTTCTTTATGAGTATGGTGTATGGGAGCAATAATGTAACTGATAGGGAGCAGTTGTGGGATGGTTTGCAAAGATCTTCAACTGCTGATCCTTGGATTGTTCTTGGGGATTTTAATGTGGTCACGGACCCCACTGAAAAACTCAGCAATACTCCTCCTGTTTTGCAAGAGATGACTGCCTTTAACAATTGTCTTTCTCTCTGCCATCTTGAGGATATTGCCAGTTCTG ATAGGAAGATTAAGAAGAGGTTCAATTTTTTGAATAGCTGGATTGGTCATCCAGATTATATAAGCACTGTTGCTGAGGCTTGGAAAACTGATAAAAAAG AAGAACTTATTCATGAGGAAAAGATTAAAATTCAGGAGTATAGCAAACTCAAGGCTGCTGAACTTAGCATCTTGTCTCAGAGAGCTAAGATAAAACACATTCAGGAAGCTGATAGTAGTTCCAAATATTTCTTTGCTAGAATTTCAGCTAGAAAGCATCAGCAACAGGTTGGTGCAATCAAAGATAAGTCTGGTCCGCTTCATTTGGAGCCTGATCAAATCAACAAAGCTTTCCAGGATTATTATATTAACTTGTTGGGGCATGAATCTCTTGTTCAGCGTCTTGATGATGACTTCCTTGTTGAGGGTGCCACCATTTCTCCTTCTGAGAGTTCTgaccttgatgcttccatttcttTGAAAGAAATCAAGGATGCTATTTTCAGTATGGACAGTAATAGTAGTCCATGA